In Halobaculum sp. XH14, a single genomic region encodes these proteins:
- the tpiA gene encoding triose-phosphate isomerase, whose product MFILVNLKAYPCDAVDVAEAVADVAAESGARITVAPQAARLSSVAATGVETWAQHVSPVGHGSHTGSTLAEAVADAGAAGTLLNHSERRIKLADVDGSLAAARRTGLETVVCANNPDQAAAAAALGPDAVAVEPPELIGGDVSVASADPAIVEDSAAAVAAVDEDVELFCGAGVSNGEDVAAAADLGASGVLLASGVAKADDPRAVLRDLVSGI is encoded by the coding sequence ATGTTCATCCTCGTCAACCTGAAGGCGTACCCCTGTGACGCGGTCGACGTCGCCGAAGCCGTCGCCGACGTCGCGGCCGAGTCCGGCGCCCGAATCACCGTCGCGCCGCAGGCCGCACGGCTGTCCAGCGTCGCCGCCACCGGGGTCGAAACGTGGGCCCAGCACGTCTCGCCGGTCGGCCACGGGAGCCACACCGGCTCGACGCTCGCCGAGGCCGTCGCCGACGCCGGCGCGGCCGGGACGCTCCTCAACCACTCCGAGAGGCGCATCAAACTGGCGGACGTCGACGGCTCGCTCGCGGCCGCCCGGCGGACGGGGCTGGAGACGGTCGTCTGTGCGAACAACCCCGACCAGGCCGCCGCGGCGGCCGCGCTCGGTCCCGACGCGGTCGCGGTCGAACCGCCGGAACTCATCGGCGGCGACGTCTCCGTCGCCTCGGCGGACCCGGCCATCGTCGAGGACTCCGCGGCCGCCGTCGCCGCCGTCGACGAGGACGTCGAGCTGTTCTGTGGTGCCGGCGTCTCGAACGGCGAGGACGTGGCGGCCGCCGCCGACCTCGGCGCGTCCGGCGTGCTGCTCGCCAGCGGCGTGGCG
- a CDS encoding multiprotein bridging factor aMBF1: MPQCEMCGAEKPSLTTTKVEGAELELCDDCSDFGTAVTQDAGGSSASTKYSTSSSSGGSSSSSSSSSSSSSSSSTRRRRDMFDEMDTVATDYDDRLRTAREQAGLSQEELAKELNEKASVIRKLERGEILPSDDVQRKLEKALDISLVEGEDTDESEWSSESSGSMTLGDVVKRNEN, encoded by the coding sequence ATGCCCCAGTGTGAGATGTGTGGCGCCGAGAAGCCCTCGCTCACCACCACGAAGGTCGAAGGTGCCGAGTTGGAGCTCTGTGACGACTGTTCGGACTTCGGGACGGCGGTCACGCAGGACGCCGGCGGGTCGTCCGCCTCGACGAAGTACTCGACGTCGTCCTCCTCGGGCGGGTCGTCTTCGTCCTCCTCCTCGTCCTCCTCGAGTTCGTCCTCGTCGTCGACGCGCCGCCGGCGCGACATGTTCGACGAGATGGACACGGTGGCGACCGACTACGACGACCGACTTCGAACCGCGCGCGAGCAGGCCGGCCTGAGCCAGGAGGAGCTCGCGAAGGAACTGAACGAGAAGGCCAGCGTCATCCGGAAGCTCGAGCGCGGCGAGATCCTGCCGAGCGACGACGTCCAGCGGAAACTGGAGAAGGCGCTCGACATCTCGCTCGTGGAGGGCGAGGACACCGACGAGTCCGAGTGGTCCTCGGAGTCGTCCGGATCGATGACGCTCGGCGACGTGGTAAAGCGGAACGAGAACTGA
- a CDS encoding DUF7503 family protein codes for MPENTAMAAFLAEHPKLIGALFTMTLLLSQAGAVAANGSSTAGP; via the coding sequence ATGCCCGAAAACACTGCGATGGCGGCGTTCCTGGCGGAGCACCCGAAGCTGATCGGCGCACTGTTCACGATGACGCTGTTGCTGTCACAGGCCGGTGCGGTCGCGGCGAACGGAAGCTCTACTGCTGGTCCGTAA